The genomic stretch tatgatataggtactgatttatcactggtttcagtgatgaactgatgagtcaatgttagccacaatactaatcactttcgtcatacatgtgtatgaactatgattgatgtgatttgcaatgtggtgaaatttcataaaaatcacgggccaattttttgttttgaatcccaccgaaaatacatatattactaattgcgttattagaataattaattactatacccacgatcaattattacaatttacaatatagtctcaaatgcatactagagaaacattgcaatttgaatcaattaaaatgcatagcatacaaaaataaattcacaacacaagaaattccgcgcgcaaatcatagcgcgtgtcaatgaaatcaagaatgtaatttatatcaagccgacgacgacgccgaactaaagtacctacagtaccatttaccttcagtgtacaatacagtttacagacctacgacggacgaacaataatgagtaataaattgtttacaaaaaaaaacatagtttctaaggtcattagttttattttattttattgttattttctttgaacgattggaaatgaaattactcaatttttacatagaactttgatttattagaattatgctcattatgtataagataacgaacgcgaatgcacgacatctagcgcgtcttatgtctaaacatcgcctttcgtttagacattgacgcgctagatctgtaataagtatatagtctatgcgctagatgtcgtgctttatgtcgtgtttcgcttggcaaaagtcacgcacactactgtagaagtgtcaaatttttccggtattttactgttgtttttctaagtaaatattgtaaattattgattaaaaaggtcgaacgcgcacacatttcattatagagaagtgataaaatgattagttttaaagaaatagtgtctgtgttaagtgtttagaggtaatcaaaaatgtatggagggacggtcggaacatccaccttaaggttcaaagttatacttatctattgaaaattaacgccctctgttgtAGAAAAGCCGAATTTTtcgtatttgtattttctaaattaaacCGTAAAATCGTGCGTCagggtacatattattataatgctgaatttattatatttaagttagtTTTCACTAAAACGAAGCTGTCCAAtaaaaggcatagtttacttgtgtGTTGTTTGCTTGCTTGTGTTTagctatcggtttaaatgtgtagATTTTGGCCTCaatggttttcatactaattatgatattatagcaGTTCTATTGAGTTGTCATATAGATTTCTATGATAAGGGAGCGTCCATAAATTACGTTAGGTGtttaaagctattgcatagcttctatcgcgggccttgagcgcgggaaccgaatcgagaaattccgtaattTTTTGACCCTCCCTTCCCCCTGGTGAGATGTCGTGAGATTTTATTTAACCCCCTCCCCCATCCCGTGCTTTTATTTACGACAAGTTAAaactagtaattaatattgctGAAAGTTAtaagtgtaataaaaatttaacaatagaATACTTAAATCGTAACCGTAAGATTAAAATCTTAAGCATGTAAGtacaataggcatgacgacagtatccataaatgatcgtattagtgtttttaagggaaaatgtataataaataaattcaatatagtgacttataaatcttaaaaacactaagattaatgagattatcaataaaataaaacattgaaattctgcagttggccattttgactaaaacacgcgtgacgtcacgcttaagtaaacaactcacgtcagatgtattttgttgttatccGTTCACTACACCGGGCGCGAGGCGCGTGGGACAGTCAATTCACCGCGTCTAGAAGCGGTTGCGGTGCCTACGACGCGTGTCCAAcaaaatctgtatttatgaccTCAAAGCGTTGGCAAACACGATTgatcttatatttattttgttcacTATTTAGTAggctacataataattaacctTTTCAGCCATTACTGTtgccattttaaattttattagagTACAAAGtcaaaaaattgtagaaaattcCGTCATATTTGCGTTTCAATTGATTTAGTACGAATTTGGTAGCATATGTTGTGGAtctatatgtttttattcttataagtATCGTTAGTGCCTATTATGTTACATTATGTAAGAAACAAATCTTATttcgaataaaatatgaaattattacttaaacTTTTTGAACAAACTTCACTAGTAGCAAACGGCCAACTTTGAACTGAGTTTCCGACGCAACAACTGAATGATTCCTAGCGACATCTAGcgaaaagtataaaaaaatttaaccgAGAAAAGGAGGGAATATCGCGTTATACTATTTCCAACGTATATAAGCAGGACAAATGTATTTTTCGGTGTTCGCCTCCAGGGGCACTGTTATAGTGTCCAAGGTGCAGTGACGGACTTGAAATGACCTTGGACACCATAGTATACATTGTGTAGTGAGCggttatgaatatgttgagaatacgcatttttatttattttctgttgtttcacgtatgctttatcgactcagaacagaaatataattgcgaattcacgaatacgtggtttcggggttctccgcgccaactttatacaatcatttctttcttattattttctcgcttaaaataattactaacacatttttgagcattattttaatgtggtgtcacactgcaatactgcacaccacttataaactttgaaattcgtttctataacacatattaaatcaatattttataaattttcttcgcaatgcatacaaataattacgtatttactaaagagtgacgtcacgcttacgccatgacacctccgagctgttttggcacagttgacagttgataaatattttttgaaaaatggcttttatcttcgttaaatttaaatatattaccgaaatatagggtttttcttgtatagtaaacgtatacacacattatggaagaggatttcaaaatctttcgtcatgcctattacGATTTAATGGACCAAAAtagtataatttgttttgtttcaataagaaaaataaaaaattgcgtgATATTTGCCGAGACCGCCCCCTCTCCCAAACCTATGGTTAGATGAGATTTGACTCGATCCCCTCCCGCCTGAGACCTCACGTAATTTATGGACCGCCCCGATTTATAGTAAGAACTATAAAAGGTCACTTGAGTGTTACGTAACGTTTAGAGATGGGGGAGGGGTTAAAAATCTTCATATTgcattacctatgtaatactTGAACGCTCCCATAAACGATCCAAATAACATGATGCACTATAACTGGAAATACGAttccaaataaacaatttaagaaCTTACACATATATATTTGCAATAGCCCATAGACGCCCTTTATTCAGCCGTCGCGTCGTTCACTTTATTGAACAAGCTAAAGTTTGACaagaaaagtaaatttatgtgatatttataatcagagattaattaaagaattaataatatgtacagttttttaatttgaagtaAACATGAACTAGTTATATAATGTTAATCGTATAAATAACTCCTAATTTTCCAGTAAGTATTCCAATGTGGTAAATGTTCACATTTAACTTTTCGATATAGGTACatggttatatttattttataaacagacTATTTCTTAAACCATTTTGGTAATTTACTCTCTTTTGACGTTGaagttttattgtttgaaCTTCCTTGCGTTTCTTCCAATTTTCGCCTTGTAGGGGCTctgcaacaaaaaaaaaaattagtaaatgtaaaattttgtacCAGAAGAATTCCTTCCAAAACTCAAAATATATAGCAATACGATAAATAACAAAACTGCAGTTCAGGCTATCTTCTTATTTTAGGAAACCATTTAATTTTCTCAAACATCAACATCATCGCTCATGGTGATGTTatgattgtaaattataattataaatttatattggtAGTTTGTGTTATTGGTATGGGataagtaaaattattgtCAAGTATGACGTATGACGGCAATAGGCCGAAATATCTCTAAATATGTTATTACCTGTATTTGGATGCTAAAATACTAGCAGCATCACTTGAAGTttgttttaagtatatatCATCTTTAAGATAGGTCTGCCCTGAGTTTTCTTCCAACCATTTAAAATGCATATGCACACAGGGGACATATTTTGCGTCTAGTAGAGTTGTATCTGGATCTAAGCTTTCCTTCAGTGGTGTTGTgactaaaatgaaaataacaaCTTTAGCATTTGTCATAATTTAAGCTGACCtaacaataaaaaaggaaACCAGATATTTTACAATCAATAAAAGGTTGTCAAAAAATGTctgaatatatattattatgtcgcTGTAACCTTGTTGAAACTGatatttgattgaatgactagCGCATTTATTGAATGACGACATTAAATTGAATTACTAGGCCGAAAAAGCGTCACTCAACGTCTCAACTAGTTACCGGATTGGAACATAGCCCTTTGAACTGAGCGGATATAACGCTCGGCATATTGTCGAATGACTAGCGCACTCCTTAAATGACGACAGAATTTTTGTTTCACAAACGTCCAAAAGAAGTCGTTTGTGAGCCGAAGCCGCTTCGCGGGGCTCCTATTACTATGTAGTATATAGACCTTATATAAAACTAGAGGTCCggcccggcttcgcccgtggtacatatttggcaataaaatgtagcctatatcctttttcgggtatcaaaatatctccatactaaatttcatgcaaattggttcagtagtttaggcgtgattgagttacagacagacagacagagttactttcgcatttataatattagtttggaTTAAATCTTTCATTCATATGATCATCCATaacataaacaatttaaactaaCAAAAAATGCCACATTCTTCGAAAAttcaggaaaaataaaattccacGCGagtgaagctgcgggcgggCAGCTAGCATAATAATTGTGcaatatttacttacatatttgAAATTCTTTATCTTGATTTTGTAGATGTTCCTTCACAAAATTGTTAACAtcttttattgtatttgaaGGTGTAAAAACTCCTTGTAATATCATGTTATCAGGAAATTGTATTCGTACTACAACATGTCTATATgcattaattttttgttgagATACCTggaaaaaatatcattatttaaattataataatagcatAGACTTTTATACACTGCGTGCGTGGTGTGCACAACTAAATATAACAACtggctttttattattacctgCTTTTCAAGTTCCTCTCTTTTTGTTGATGTTAAAAGAGGTGTATTCTCGAACTCAATTCGCTTTTGTTGCAATTCATGGTAAATTTTTCGTACTTCTTCTATACtcaattcataaaaatcatcaGGGAGGTCTGATAATTCATCATGACTTTCTTGGGGTTGCATAAATGCAATTGCTTTTTGAGAGCCaacctaaaataaaattatcataaaagtTGTACATCTTTCGACTTACAAattccattaaaatatataggtatgtattgcTTAAAGTCATCCCTAGACGGTAATGCAGCATGACATGCGGTATGTGGTGTCATGCATGAATGATTGTATAGATTGATAATTGAAATGAATGACATTCAATCTACATGCTGGTAGATAAAATTGATGAAGCTTTCTATTTTCTTTCCTGCAACTTAGACTTATTCAGcatgatcatttaaataagttGTTGTCTTAAAAAAGCTCAATCTCAGACTGGACGCGAACTgaatcgaattttttctattttttataaatttacataatatattaaattttatatgtaaaatgattaatatGTGCTAATGATAAACAATTCACGATATTTTACAAACAGTTTATAGGTCTGCAATTCAGCCtttcttcttatttatttagatagcACACTTTACGAAAAGCATATTTTAGGCATTTCTTCCTTTGTAATTATACTTACAAAAGTGACCTCCTCCTCTATTTTAAGGCGTCGTTCGAGTTCATCTTGTGtctctaattttttttgtgcttTGCTCTCCAGATTTCGTTTAGAACTTGTTGCTGTGACTGACTCTCTGTTTACCATTTCAGTGTTTTGTTCACTATTATTCATAACAGCTATGTTATCAGTTTTTAGAGAGATTGAATTCtgttgttgtatttttaaggACTTGTATAGTTTCACTGGATCAATTGATTTCATATCTTTGTCTTTGTGTGCTGCAATTAATTGTTCCTCACCACTTGTACCTGAAAGATCTTGGGTGTTCATATTAATAGGTTCCTTGTTATTCACATCTTCCGTTTTAGGTTTTTCTGGGTTAGCACGATACACTGATGATACATTGGCTTGTCTGCAATTaaatgaactaaataaattctagttttatacatttataacttTAGTATTTTATCAAAGATTTACAAGCTGCTGTTGAAGAATAATGATATGGAAAAGATGACAATTTCAATAAGgcatctttattaattaataaacaatagaaTGCatcaataattttcaaatcatAGAATCAGAATACATATAGACAACCTTGAAGTCTCAGTAGgactaattttaaattacctattatgtttttaaatctaattGTAAACCACTAGTACTTATGAATCACTTACGTGGTTTCTGTTTTATCCAGTAAACGGAGCACTGCTCTACCAGCTATTAATCCCAATTGTCttagtgttttttctttgaGAGCTGAAATCCCAATTACTTCCTGCCTCATATACATGATGGTGGGATTTTTCATAGTTGATA from Colias croceus chromosome 9, ilColCroc2.1 encodes the following:
- the LOC123694635 gene encoding tether containing UBX domain for GLUT4, with the translated sequence MSKDIIILIPNGRRIKVHCTPDTSFLQVLEDVCEKQGYEASEYNLKHHNHIVDLTTTIRFCNIPNKATLEMVEADKKRVEANVTVGLLLDDGERRTAEFAPNTYLFDLVTSLADNELSTMKNPTIMYMRQEVIGISALKEKTLRQLGLIAGRAVLRLLDKTETTQANVSSVYRANPEKPKTEDVNNKEPINMNTQDLSGTSGEEQLIAAHKDKDMKSIDPVKLYKSLKIQQQNSISLKTDNIAVMNNSEQNTEMVNRESVTATSSKRNLESKAQKKLETQDELERRLKIEEEVTFVGSQKAIAFMQPQESHDELSDLPDDFYELSIEEVRKIYHELQQKRIEFENTPLLTSTKREELEKQVSQQKINAYRHVVVRIQFPDNMILQGVFTPSNTIKDVNNFVKEHLQNQDKEFQIFTTPLKESLDPDTTLLDAKYVPCVHMHFKWLEENSGQTYLKDDIYLKQTSSDAASILASKYRAPTRRKLEETQGSSNNKTSTSKESKLPKWFKK